AGGTTGATTTTGCATACTAAGCATCAACCTGCCCAATTCTTCAAGAAGAAGATTCCCTGTTTCGGCTTCAAATTCAGTATAACCTATCTTATGTATGAAAGCAGATAGAATATGAGCTTGTGGTGGAGTAGAATTTAGTTGAGATACATAACTATACAAGTTTTCTAAGATATCCCGTTGGCTTTTTATAATATCCATATGCTCTAAGAAAAATTTAGTATCACTTAATAAAGTATTATTAATATTATCATAAGTTTCAGAAATACTACTATCAATAAGTGAATTTAAGGTATATAAATCTCTACTGAACCTATTTTCTTTTTTAGGATTTACAATAATATCGGCAATATCTATAAGCACAATACTAACTTCTTCTTGTAACTTTTTTTGGACTTCATAGATTTTATGTATATTTGTTGGAATATACATATTTATTATGACACCTATTCCAGTACCTATTACAAATATTCCAGCTTCATTTAAAATCCATTTAATAGATGTTTCTCCTTGGAGGAAATAATGGGATGCGATGACTACACACATAGCAATAACATCTTGAATTTTTAATAAAAAACAAAGCGGTATAATTATGAATATAAATACTGAAAATGAAGTCAAATTATATCCTAAAATATTAAAACATAAATAGGAAAAAATAGTACATAAAAGAAAACCATAAACCTTTCCAATAGAACCTTTAAGAGTTTCTTTTTTAGTATCCTTTACTGTAAGTAGTACTATAACTCCAGCAACCATTGAGTATTCTAATTTTAACAGCCAAGCAATAGATATGGCAAGAGAGCATCCAAGAGATAATTTTATTACTTTGAGTGAATTAATATTATTCAAATATAAACCTCCTGTAAACAAATATAATAAAGATAATTTTAACATAAAACTAATGGGGTTTGAAATGTAATTAATTATACTTAATTATTTTATTGCCCTATTTAGCTAAATACAATCAATATATTTTTATTTTACGAAAGTTTTTTGTGAAAATCTAAAACAATAAAATAGTACTTGGATTATAAAAGTATAATGTAAATTGAGATATCGTTGATATATCTACATCAAATCCTTAGTTTCTGCATTATGGATAGAAAGAAAAGCGAAAACTAAAGATATAACTGTTAAAATAATAGGAAAGAACATATTATTTGCAAGTGTAAAATCTCCTACACTTGCTTGAGTTAAAAATATTAACAAAAAGGATGTAACGATTGTTGCTTTTGATGATTTGCTAATAATACCAACAAATAGTGCTATAAAGCTCATACTGACAAGTACAACCGACTTTAAAATAAGTTGTACATAGAATAACGAATCTCCCATATTAAAATCTATTAAGAATGAAGAAGTCATAAACTGAGAACCTAATAAAATACAACCATAAATCAAAAGTCTTGTTAATATTAGTGCTACAAAATTAAAAATCCAGACAGCTAATATTTGAGAAAGTAGAATTTTTTTACGTTTAATTGGATAAGAGAACATCAGGTTCATTGTTTTGTTTTTGTAAGCACTGACAATAAAAGAAGATAGCATAACACTTGTAAAAATTAAGAATGCTATACTTGTAAAAAGTTCAATTGGTGCAGATATAATATTGTTTCCTGGAGCTGCATCAAGAACACCAGATTCAGGGTCATTTGCAATTCCTAAAAATGCTAGTGCAAAAACAAATAGGCAAAGAATAATTGCTAAGATAAATACATTTCTAATGTATTTTTCTATATGATTTTTTTTCCATTCTAATTTTATTAACTTTAGCATTATTTATTAGCCCCCTCTGTTATTTTTAGGAAGTAATCTTCCAAAGTCTCCATTTTTGTATGTAAAGCACTTATATCTACACCACCAAGTGTTAACTCTTTTGATACATCTTGCGTTGTAATATTCTTATCATAGATTCGTATATTGTTTTCATCTATAATCTTGAAATTAATTATATTCAATTTATCTGCTAGGATATAAGAAGCACGCTTAATATCATTTACACTTAATTCTATGTATGTAGTGTTTGTTTCTGAAATATCTTTCATAGAAATTTCTTTAAGCATTTTACCCTGGCTAATAACACCAATTGTATCTGCAATACTCTCAATTTCAGAAAGTATATGTGTAGATATCATAATGGTAATATCATATTCTGTACATAGCATTTTAAGCAAATCGCGAATTTGTTTTATGCCAGCAGGGTCAAGACCATTAGTTGGCTCATCCAAAATCAGCAATTCTGGTTTGTTAAGAACTGCACGAGCAATTCCTAGACGTTGTTTCATACCTAAAGAATAACTCTTAACAGGCTTGTTAGATGCGTCAGATAAATTTAACATTTTCAGTGCATTGTCTATACTTTTAGGACTGTAGTATCCCATATACTCACAATGCAATTTGAGGTTTTCAAAGCCACTCATATGATCATAAAATGTAGGAAATTCAATAATACTCCCCATACGTTTTAAAATTTCATAAGATGAAGACGTAAGTCTTTCACCAAAAATCTCAATTGTTCCATCTGTGGGCTTCCAAAGATTAGTAATCATTTTCATTATTGTGGTTTTACCTGCTCCATTTGGACCAAGGAATCCATATATTTCTCCCTTTTTAATATTAATATTGACATTACTGACAATGACCTTTTCGTCAATAGCTTTAGTAAGATGATTTGTTTGTAAAATATATGACATTTAAGTGTCCCCCTTTCTTAGATAATTTTTATTATAGAGAAATAGATTTTCAAAACTATTAAGTAAATCTTACGAATTTCTTTCGTAGGTATTTTAATATGATAGTTTTCTTAATTTTACAGTAAATGTAGTGAGGACTTTTGGCTCACTATCCAGAACTATATCGCCACCAAGTTGAATGGCTAGATTTTTTGCAATTGTTAAACCAAGACCATTTCCCTGAATATCTCTGTTTCTGGAATCTTCCATTGTAAAAAGGCGTTCAAAAACTGTTTTAGCAAATGCTTTTTCAATACCTTTTCCTTTATCTGTCACATCAATATAGACATATTTTTTATCTGAATGGATAAAAATACCTAAATATTTTCCGTCTGAACCATACTTAATAGCATTAGAAATAAGATTGAATAGGATACGTTGTAGTGCATCTTTATTTCCTTGAACAAAAACAATTTCTTCTGGAATTTCTATATCCACTTGAAAATTTTTTTGTGTAAGTAAATCATAAAAATCTAAAATATTTTCACGACAACATTCATTGATATTTACTTTCGATAACTCGATATCTGTGTCACCAGCTTCTAGCTTTGCCAATGTAAAGAACTGATTAATCAAGTCCATTACTTTCTGTGCTTTCTGTTCTACTTTTGTAAGCATTTTATTTTCCTCGTGAGTATTTAGTTGTATGATTTCCAAATATCCTAATATGACAGTCATAGGTGTTTTAATGTCATGGGATATATTAGAAAGCATTTTTTTTGAAGAAATTTCAGAGCGTCGGAAGTCTACACGGATTTTTTGACAATCCTCTAAAAGGCGGTTAATTTGCGATACTAAATCTATAAGAACTTTATGATCTGTAAAAATCATTACTTTTTTTTCGTTATTTGTATCTAGGATATCTATCAGATTATTGCTTATTTCCCTCAGTTTTTTTTGTATTCCTTTTCGAAAAATGAACTGTTGGTATAAAACGATAATGACTAAAATCACTATACAAATAGAAAGGAAAAAAATAATTGTTGAACTATTCATTATACTCCTCCTAATTTATATCCAATTCCCCACACTGTAATGATGTATTTTGGAGAACGTGGATTATCTTCAATTTTATTTCTTAATCTGCTGATATGAACATTGACAGCATTTTCATCACCAAAATATACATCATTCCAGATTAGTGAATAAATTTGTTCTTTAGTATAAACTCTCTTTGGATTTTGTAAAAGTAATTTTAAAATATCAAATTCTTTGGCAGTAAGTTCAACTTTATTTTTATTTTTATGAATAGTATAATCATCTAAATTCATAACTAGGTCTCTGCATATAAGTACCCTGTTATCAATAACAGGCGTGAAGTTTGGCATAGCAGAATATTGTTTCGTTCTTCGAACATTGGCTTTTATACGGGCTAAGACTTCTACAACTGAAAAAGGTTTGGTAATATAATCATCAGCACCTAAACCTAAACCTAATGCTTTATCAGAATCAGAATCTTTAGCTGATATAATGATGATTGGAACAACATTTCGCTGTCTTATATATTGCATAACTTCCATACCACTAATTTTAGGAATCATTAAATCCAGTAAAATAATATCAAATTGTTTTTCATCAAACTTAATACATGCATCTTCTCCATTATATACAATAGTTATTTCAAAACCCTCAGAAAGTAAAAAGGTTTTTAACATTTCACTGATTTCTAAATCATCCTCAATTAATAAGATTTTCATTTTATACTCCTTATTATGTAATTATTTTTTCTTATACCTATTTATTTTAAAATTTTTTTATATACCTTAATATTCATGTATTAAAACATAGACAGGTTTTCCCTGCTTATGTGATTATAAGTATAGTATGTTTATAAGAATATTACAAATGCAAGAAAACTAGTATACATCATGATGATATTTTTTGTTATTTCATATCATAATAGCAAATAAAAATAGTTGTAGCAAATGAAAATAGTCAAAAATGTATATACTATTATTAATAAAAAATAAAATTATATAGTTAATATGATTTTATAATTGGTTTGGTATGGTGATTTTTAACTTTTATGTTATACTATTTATAAAAGTAAGTATAAAGATAAAAA
This sequence is a window from Clostridioides difficile. Protein-coding genes within it:
- a CDS encoding aromatic acid exporter family protein, which codes for MNNINSLKVIKLSLGCSLAISIAWLLKLEYSMVAGVIVLLTVKDTKKETLKGSIGKVYGFLLCTIFSYLCFNILGYNLTSFSVFIFIIIPLCFLLKIQDVIAMCVVIASHYFLQGETSIKWILNEAGIFVIGTGIGVIINMYIPTNIHKIYEVQKKLQEEVSIVLIDIADIIVNPKKENRFSRDLYTLNSLIDSSISETYDNINNTLLSDTKFFLEHMDIIKSQRDILENLYSYVSQLNSTPPQAHILSAFIHKIGYTEFEAETGNLLLEELGRLMLSMQNQPLPVDRTEFENRAILFFCLTELKQFLINRKRAQVLRDNNFYKGAVSK
- a CDS encoding ABC transporter permease; the encoded protein is MLKLIKLEWKKNHIEKYIRNVFILAIILCLFVFALAFLGIANDPESGVLDAAPGNNIISAPIELFTSIAFLIFTSVMLSSFIVSAYKNKTMNLMFSYPIKRKKILLSQILAVWIFNFVALILTRLLIYGCILLGSQFMTSSFLIDFNMGDSLFYVQLILKSVVLVSMSFIALFVGIISKSSKATIVTSFLLIFLTQASVGDFTLANNMFFPIILTVISLVFAFLSIHNAETKDLM
- a CDS encoding ATP-binding cassette domain-containing protein, encoding MSYILQTNHLTKAIDEKVIVSNVNINIKKGEIYGFLGPNGAGKTTIMKMITNLWKPTDGTIEIFGERLTSSSYEILKRMGSIIEFPTFYDHMSGFENLKLHCEYMGYYSPKSIDNALKMLNLSDASNKPVKSYSLGMKQRLGIARAVLNKPELLILDEPTNGLDPAGIKQIRDLLKMLCTEYDITIMISTHILSEIESIADTIGVISQGKMLKEISMKDISETNTTYIELSVNDIKRASYILADKLNIINFKIIDENNIRIYDKNITTQDVSKELTLGGVDISALHTKMETLEDYFLKITEGANK
- a CDS encoding ATP-binding protein; this translates as MNSSTIIFFLSICIVILVIIVLYQQFIFRKGIQKKLREISNNLIDILDTNNEKKVMIFTDHKVLIDLVSQINRLLEDCQKIRVDFRRSEISSKKMLSNISHDIKTPMTVILGYLEIIQLNTHEENKMLTKVEQKAQKVMDLINQFFTLAKLEAGDTDIELSKVNINECCRENILDFYDLLTQKNFQVDIEIPEEIVFVQGNKDALQRILFNLISNAIKYGSDGKYLGIFIHSDKKYVYIDVTDKGKGIEKAFAKTVFERLFTMEDSRNRDIQGNGLGLTIAKNLAIQLGGDIVLDSEPKVLTTFTVKLRKLSY
- a CDS encoding response regulator transcription factor, producing the protein MKILLIEDDLEISEMLKTFLLSEGFEITIVYNGEDACIKFDEKQFDIILLDLMIPKISGMEVMQYIRQRNVVPIIIISAKDSDSDKALGLGLGADDYITKPFSVVEVLARIKANVRRTKQYSAMPNFTPVIDNRVLICRDLVMNLDDYTIHKNKNKVELTAKEFDILKLLLQNPKRVYTKEQIYSLIWNDVYFGDENAVNVHISRLRNKIEDNPRSPKYIITVWGIGYKLGGV